A stretch of DNA from Phormidium ambiguum IAM M-71:
GTGGTACAGAATTTCCTACTTGGCGAAAACCATGCCATTTTGTAGCATGAAATCGGAACCAATCAGGGTAAGAATGTAATCTTGCGGCTTCTCTCACTGTAATACAACGGGGACTAAATGGATGAATTGGTCGAGGGGATGTAAAAGCTCCTTGATTACTTGGTGTTCCGGCTCTTAATGTGTTACAAATTCCTTCGGGATGCAATTTATAAAAACGGCTAACTGGCTCAATTTTGCCGTGACTTGTTTGCTCAAATCTTCGCATTGCTTCTTCCGAATGTTTGGTACGCAAACTGGCGGTAATAATCGTTTCATTGAATTCTCTTGGGTGGGCGTAGTTATTTTCTTCCATTACCAAACCGCGAAGTTTAGCGGCATATTCGCTAGGGATGCCATACTTGGCAATTACCCAATCTTGGGTGATTAATTCGGGATGATTGTGTACTTCTGGTAAATCTCCGATCGCTTGCCAGACTGTGGCAACTAAAGGTAAGTTTGAGGTAGTAATTTGTTTAGTTTTTCCGGCTCTTTTAGAATTGGTTGCTGTAATCGGTTCGGGATATTTTGGTAAAGATAAACCTTGACGAGCGCCTAACAAAAATACCCGCGATCGCGCTTGTGGTACGCCATAATGAGCCGCATTGAGAACTTGGTAATTTTCTGTTACTTGATAATCGTTTGCTTGAAATTCTCTAATAATTTCTCCGAGTAATTGTTGATGTTTCCCTATAGTTAATCCTCTAACATTTTCTAAGACAAAATATTTGGGATTTAATTCTAAAACTAATCTGACAAACTGTTTTAACAAAGCATTCCGAGGATCTCCGACATCTCGTTTACCAATTAAAGAAAAACCTTGGCAAGGAGAACCACCAAATACTACATCAATGTCTTGGTTTTTGATTGGCGATCGATCTCTAATTTCTGCGCCAGTTGTATTGTTGATGTCTTGACATAAAGTAGTCCAAAAAGGAAAGTTATATTCATGGGTGGCGCAATGGATTGGATCTATTTCCACAGCCGCTAGTACGTCAAATCCGGCTTGTTCAAAGCCAAGTGTCATCCCACCAGCACCTGCGAACAAATCTACAGCAATAGGCCGTTTTTTGCTATTCATATAAAT
This window harbors:
- a CDS encoding DNA cytosine methyltransferase, encoding MNSKKRPIAVDLFAGAGGMTLGFEQAGFDVLAAVEIDPIHCATHEYNFPFWTTLCQDINNTTGAEIRDRSPIKNQDIDVVFGGSPCQGFSLIGKRDVGDPRNALLKQFVRLVLELNPKYFVLENVRGLTIGKHQQLLGEIIREFQANDYQVTENYQVLNAAHYGVPQARSRVFLLGARQGLSLPKYPEPITATNSKRAGKTKQITTSNLPLVATVWQAIGDLPEVHNHPELITQDWVIAKYGIPSEYAAKLRGLVMEENNYAHPREFNETIITASLRTKHSEEAMRRFEQTSHGKIEPVSRFYKLHPEGICNTLRAGTPSNQGAFTSPRPIHPFSPRCITVREAARLHSYPDWFRFHATKWHGFRQVGNSVPPLLAKAIASEIIQALGTKPIKPTETKQLGNEKLLELTMTQAAEKYQVNPRTVEPRKRDYQKLKTASA